The genomic DNA TTAGCAGGCACAAACGCCGTACAATATCTCCCACCAGGGCGATCCAGTTTTTAACACTGTTGGAAAGTTGCTGATAGAGCATGGTTTTTCCCGCATAACTCACCAGCAGTTGCAATTTAGGCTGATACTGCACATAAATATCTTCAAAATTGGGAAGAACGGTGCTCAAAACCTGTTTTAAAGCGTCCAGACTCGGCGCGTTCATTTGCTTTTGGGCATTGACCAATTGTTGTAAAAAATCTTTGTCTTTATTTTTCTGGATGGACGAATTGGTAATGAGCTGCTGAAACAGCTGCGCAATCTGGGCATTTTCAATATCGCTGATTTCACGAAACCATTCAAAGAAACGGCTAAAGGTGGTATAGGGAATGCTGGAAATTTCATAGGCATGTGAAGTCTGAAACACCACCGGATTATTTTTGCTCTGAATATTCATTTCATGGACAAAACGTTCTGCCGGGTAATAGGCAATCAAGGGCAAGCCTTGCTGCTGATCGTGCTTCAGCGCGTTATGATAGAGTTCCACCAGATTGTCCAATTGCTGGGTTTCGGCTTTGCTGGTGCCAATGCCATGACTATTTAAAGTTTTATAAATCTGCCAGTCACACGTCGTCAGGGTCTTGTCTGCAGCTTCGCTAGAGGCATTTAAAGTCCCAATATCGGGAGGAATCTGAACCCGAATATCAATTTTGGATTGCAGGCGGGTAAACATGATGTCCTGATCCTGCATGACCACACCGGCAGCACGCGAGTCTTTATAACGGGCTGCAAACCAGGTGAGTGCCTGATAGGTGAATTTTAAAATGCCAGTTTTACCGGAGCTTTGATCGCCCAGAATCAGGGTGATGGGCTTGTCATTAAAGTTCAGCTTGAGATCGGCAAAATGAAGCGCGTGTTTGAGTTGAATGGAGTCAATTTTCATAAAACACCTGCCTTGCAGCTAAAGCGAAACTTATTCTCCCACAGCTTTACGCAGCGAGACCGGCATTTGCTTTTTCAGCTGTTGTACCAGATCGTAAATGTGGTGAATATTTAAACTTACTTTAGCACGTGTACAAGCCACGTAAAGCAATCTTAACTCTTCGTCACTAATTTTATGGTCTTTTTCATTGACCTTAAACTGATAGTCATCTTCGATATGCACACGGTCCCATTCCAGGCCTTTGGCCTTGTGGGCGGTCGAGATAATGTAGTCGGCCTGTTCAATCGGGGT from Acinetobacter sp. CS-2 includes the following:
- a CDS encoding ATP-binding protein, producing MKIDSIQLKHALHFADLKLNFNDKPITLILGDQSSGKTGILKFTYQALTWFAARYKDSRAAGVVMQDQDIMFTRLQSKIDIRVQIPPDIGTLNASSEAADKTLTTCDWQIYKTLNSHGIGTSKAETQQLDNLVELYHNALKHDQQQGLPLIAYYPAERFVHEMNIQSKNNPVVFQTSHAYEISSIPYTTFSRFFEWFREISDIENAQIAQLFQQLITNSSIQKNKDKDFLQQLVNAQKQMNAPSLDALKQVLSTVLPNFEDIYVQYQPKLQLLVSYAGKTMLYQQLSNSVKNWIALVGDIVRRLCLLNPKSLYPCLEGDGILLIDAIDHQLDQNTSQVILQRLHQAFPRLQIIATGNRMELLEHAVEYQCLKLEHKQLFDMQLQPLKEEFDSIYENLVFNEEVIETDALTEPVPESMTPQSLLEQIQQYLTPEQQTELLHLMQQQDDTSSSHPIS